The Oscillatoria sp. FACHB-1407 genome includes a region encoding these proteins:
- a CDS encoding glycoside hydrolase family 10 protein, whose translation MSSPRSVPIANQSTEVRGVWLTNVGSGVLFAPWGVERALNQLARLNFNTVYPVVWNRGHTFYPSATAQRIIGRSQDPWLNTLRLGGDVLSTIVKQGNRQGLRVIPWFEYGFMAPAQSTLVYRHPEWLTQRQNGTKTLELHEHEQTLLTPTQNQLDQQQLRREIYSRLVGDRVWLNPLHPEVQQFLLDLITEVVTQYDIDGIQLDDHFGFPVEFGYDPYTVNLYQQEHNGAKPPNDPLNAEWMQWRANRLTAFMGRIFETVKALDPNCIVSLSPNPQAFSYHAYLQDWQTWVNRGWVEELVVQVYRNDLSSFQAVLAQPSIRAAQQRIPVAIAILTGSWRRPITFRQIRQQVEAVRKADLNGVSFFYWETLWSYLTPESPKERRANFQTLFAKP comes from the coding sequence ATGTCATCACCCCGATCGGTACCGATCGCCAACCAGTCCACAGAGGTTCGGGGCGTATGGCTGACCAATGTGGGTAGTGGTGTGTTGTTTGCACCGTGGGGAGTTGAGCGAGCACTAAACCAGTTGGCACGACTTAACTTCAACACGGTTTATCCTGTCGTGTGGAACCGGGGACACACATTTTACCCAAGTGCAACGGCTCAACGGATTATTGGGCGATCGCAAGACCCCTGGCTCAACACCTTGCGACTGGGCGGTGATGTGCTATCTACCATTGTGAAACAGGGTAATCGGCAGGGCTTACGAGTTATTCCCTGGTTTGAATATGGGTTTATGGCTCCAGCCCAATCCACGTTAGTGTATCGTCACCCGGAATGGCTGACCCAACGGCAAAACGGGACAAAAACCCTGGAACTTCACGAGCATGAGCAAACCCTATTGACCCCAACCCAAAACCAACTCGACCAACAGCAGTTACGGCGAGAGATTTATAGTCGGTTAGTGGGCGATCGCGTCTGGCTCAATCCACTCCATCCAGAAGTGCAACAATTTCTCCTCGATCTCATTACCGAAGTGGTGACGCAATACGACATTGATGGCATTCAACTGGATGATCATTTTGGGTTCCCCGTAGAGTTTGGTTATGACCCCTACACGGTTAATCTCTATCAGCAGGAACACAATGGGGCAAAGCCTCCCAACGATCCGCTCAATGCCGAATGGATGCAGTGGCGTGCAAATCGATTAACAGCGTTTATGGGGCGAATTTTTGAAACGGTGAAAGCTTTAGACCCCAACTGTATCGTCAGTCTTTCGCCCAATCCACAAGCTTTTTCTTATCACGCTTACTTGCAGGATTGGCAAACCTGGGTGAACCGGGGGTGGGTCGAGGAGTTAGTGGTGCAAGTTTACCGCAATGATTTGAGCAGTTTTCAGGCAGTGTTAGCTCAACCCTCTATACGAGCCGCACAACAACGCATCCCAGTGGCGATCGCCATCCTAACAGGGTCATGGCGACGACCAATCACTTTTCGACAAATCCGTCAGCAAGTGGAGGCTGTTCGCAAGGCTGATCTCAATGGAGTTTCTTTCTTTTATTGGGAGACACTCTGGAGTTATCTCACTCCTGAATCCCCAAAAGAACGTCGGGCTAATTTTCAAACACTTTTTGCTAAGCCATAA
- a CDS encoding ABC transporter ATP-binding protein, with the protein MAKLELKHLNKTFSPKVIPVKDVSLTVDDDEFLTLLGPSGCGKSTVLRLIAGLEQPTRGQVMIGDRDVTARRPGDRNIAMVFQSYALYPHLTVYDNLCSGLRLKHTPEPEIRQRVADASRALDLDGLMDRKPGQLSGGQRQRVALGRALVRRPDVFLLDEPLSNLDALLREKVRAELKQLFESQGVPVVYVTHDQTEAMTLSSKVAVLNKGCVQQLDAPHRIYNRPANLFVAGFVGSPQMNLITVPCEGRNAVVGEFRIPLPNSTVTPPRSIIMGIRPEHIRVAEPEDRQTIQGRVFLVENLGMHNLVSVRVEGNQNEPVILRALLPPSDNWQNQILTLALPPDSLHWFDVDSGEAVFRGAMERMAVR; encoded by the coding sequence ATGGCTAAACTCGAACTTAAACACCTCAATAAAACTTTCTCTCCTAAAGTGATTCCGGTTAAAGATGTTAGCTTAACCGTTGATGACGATGAGTTTTTGACATTGTTGGGTCCATCAGGTTGTGGCAAGTCTACTGTGTTGCGTTTGATTGCAGGGCTAGAGCAACCCACGCGCGGTCAAGTGATGATTGGCGATCGCGATGTCACCGCTCGACGACCAGGCGATCGCAACATTGCTATGGTGTTCCAAAGCTATGCGTTGTATCCGCACCTGACCGTGTATGACAACCTGTGTTCTGGTTTGCGCCTTAAACACACGCCTGAGCCTGAGATCAGACAACGGGTGGCAGATGCATCACGAGCACTAGATTTAGACGGGTTGATGGATCGCAAACCTGGACAACTCTCCGGTGGACAACGGCAACGGGTTGCACTAGGACGGGCATTGGTGCGTCGTCCAGACGTGTTTTTGCTGGATGAACCGTTGAGTAACCTGGATGCCCTGTTGCGTGAAAAAGTACGGGCTGAACTCAAACAACTATTTGAGTCTCAAGGCGTGCCTGTGGTGTATGTAACCCACGACCAGACTGAAGCCATGACTCTCTCCAGTAAGGTTGCCGTCCTCAACAAAGGCTGTGTGCAACAGTTGGATGCGCCTCACCGCATCTATAACCGACCTGCCAATCTGTTCGTGGCGGGCTTTGTGGGTAGCCCTCAGATGAACCTGATCACAGTGCCCTGTGAGGGTCGCAATGCCGTTGTCGGAGAATTCCGCATTCCTCTGCCTAACAGCACGGTGACTCCACCGCGATCGATTATTATGGGCATTCGTCCAGAACATATTCGTGTGGCAGAACCAGAGGATCGGCAAACCATTCAGGGACGGGTCTTTTTGGTAGAAAACCTGGGGATGCACAACCTGGTGAGTGTGCGTGTGGAAGGCAATCAGAATGAACCTGTTATTCTTCGTGCTCTGCTTCCTCCGAGCGACAATTGGCAAAACCAAATTTTGACCCTGGCGTTACCTCCTGATTCACTGCACTGGTTTGATGTGGATTCTGGTGAGGCAGTGTTTAGAGGTGCGATGGAGCGTATGGCAGTGCGATAG
- a CDS encoding zinc-dependent alcohol dehydrogenase, whose amino-acid sequence MKAVCWHGSGDVRVENIPDPKIINPRDAIIKITSTAICGSDLHIYDGYIPTMQSGDILGHEFMGEVVEVGSKVTNVSIGDRVVVPFTISCGNCFFCNRDLWSLCDNSNPNAWMAEKLMGHSPAGLFGYSHLFGGYAGGQAQYARVPFADVGLFKIPEGLTDEQVLFLTDIFPTGYMAAENCNIKPGDIVAVWGCGPVGQFAIKSAFLLGAERVIAFDRFPERLEMAKQAGAEVLNYEEVDVGEAVKEMTGGRGPDACIDAVGMEAHGTDAMAMYDKVKQAVRLETDRPTALRQVIVSCRKGGTVSLAGVYGGFLDKVPMGAAFNKGLTFKMGQTHIHRYLQPLLDHIQNGRIDPTFVITHTLPLDEAPHGYDIFKHKRDNCIKVVLKPHAIA is encoded by the coding sequence ATGAAAGCGGTTTGCTGGCACGGTTCTGGTGATGTGCGTGTAGAAAACATACCCGACCCTAAAATTATCAATCCGCGTGATGCGATTATCAAAATCACTTCCACGGCAATTTGCGGGTCTGATCTGCACATCTACGATGGCTACATCCCCACGATGCAGTCTGGAGATATTCTCGGTCACGAGTTTATGGGAGAGGTCGTCGAGGTTGGATCAAAGGTAACAAACGTCAGTATTGGCGATCGTGTTGTTGTTCCCTTCACCATCTCCTGCGGTAACTGCTTCTTCTGCAATCGCGATTTGTGGTCGTTATGCGACAACTCTAACCCCAACGCCTGGATGGCAGAAAAGCTGATGGGTCACTCTCCGGCAGGGTTGTTTGGCTACTCCCATCTGTTTGGAGGCTACGCCGGAGGACAAGCGCAGTATGCCCGCGTTCCCTTTGCCGATGTGGGTCTGTTTAAGATTCCAGAAGGTCTAACCGACGAGCAAGTTTTGTTTTTAACGGATATCTTTCCAACGGGTTACATGGCCGCGGAAAACTGCAACATCAAACCGGGCGACATCGTTGCGGTGTGGGGTTGTGGTCCGGTTGGACAGTTTGCCATCAAGAGTGCTTTTCTACTCGGCGCAGAACGAGTGATCGCCTTCGATCGCTTCCCTGAACGTCTGGAGATGGCAAAGCAGGCAGGGGCAGAGGTGCTCAACTATGAGGAGGTAGATGTTGGGGAAGCCGTTAAGGAAATGACTGGGGGACGGGGTCCTGATGCCTGTATTGATGCGGTGGGTATGGAGGCTCACGGTACTGATGCGATGGCGATGTATGACAAAGTTAAGCAAGCCGTTCGCCTGGAAACCGATCGCCCCACGGCTCTGCGTCAGGTCATTGTGTCCTGTCGCAAGGGTGGCACCGTTTCACTGGCAGGAGTCTATGGTGGATTCCTCGACAAAGTTCCGATGGGAGCCGCTTTTAACAAGGGGTTGACCTTTAAGATGGGGCAAACCCACATCCACCGCTATTTGCAACCCTTGTTAGACCATATTCAAAACGGCAGGATTGATCCTACATTTGTCATCACCCATACGCTGCCCCTAGATGAGGCTCCGCATGGATACGACATTTTCAAGCACAAGCGTGATAATTGCATCAAGGTTGTTCTAAAACCTCACGCGATCGCTTAA
- a CDS encoding zinc-dependent alcohol dehydrogenase, with amino-acid sequence MKAVCWHGANDVRVETVPDPTILNPRDAIIKITSTAICGSDLHIYDGFIPTMMPGDIIGHEFMGEVIEVGRGVTSLNVGDRVVVPSTIGCGHCAHCLQDQWSLCDNSNPKGGMEEKLFGAATSAIYGYSHLFGGYAGAQAEYVRVPFADVGVVKVPKDIPDEKLLFISDAFPTGYMGADMCDIQPGDIVAVWGCGAVGQFAIRSAYMMGAEKVIAIDRFPERLQLAKERSGAEIINYEEVDAGEALKEMTGGRGPDACIDAVGLEAHAAGVADLYDKAKQAVRLELDRPHVLRQMMVACRKGGTLSIMGVYGGFLDKMPFGAAFNKGLTMRMGQMHGQKYMNLLLEKVLNDEIDLSDVITHTLPLDQAKQGYEMFKNKQDQCIKVVLKP; translated from the coding sequence ATGAAAGCAGTATGTTGGCATGGTGCCAATGATGTCCGGGTTGAAACTGTACCCGATCCGACAATTCTTAATCCCCGCGATGCCATCATCAAAATTACGTCTACAGCAATTTGTGGATCAGATCTACATATCTACGATGGCTTCATTCCTACCATGATGCCCGGAGATATTATTGGGCATGAGTTTATGGGAGAAGTGATCGAAGTCGGACGGGGTGTCACTTCTCTCAATGTGGGCGATCGCGTCGTAGTACCCTCCACCATTGGCTGTGGTCACTGCGCTCATTGTCTGCAAGATCAGTGGTCACTGTGCGATAACTCCAACCCCAAAGGGGGAATGGAGGAAAAGCTATTCGGTGCTGCTACCTCTGCGATTTACGGCTACTCCCATCTGTTTGGCGGATATGCCGGGGCTCAGGCGGAATATGTTCGCGTTCCCTTTGCGGATGTGGGGGTTGTGAAGGTTCCCAAAGACATTCCCGATGAAAAGCTACTCTTTATCTCGGATGCCTTTCCAACGGGCTATATGGGCGCAGATATGTGCGACATTCAACCCGGTGACATCGTTGCGGTCTGGGGATGTGGTGCCGTTGGGCAGTTTGCCATTCGTAGTGCCTACATGATGGGAGCAGAAAAGGTGATCGCGATCGACCGCTTCCCAGAAAGGTTGCAACTGGCGAAAGAGAGAAGTGGGGCTGAGATCATCAACTACGAAGAAGTAGACGCAGGGGAAGCCCTCAAAGAAATGACAGGGGGACGCGGTCCCGATGCGTGTATTGATGCGGTGGGTCTGGAAGCCCATGCGGCAGGTGTCGCGGATCTGTACGACAAAGCGAAGCAAGCCGTACGTTTGGAACTCGATCGCCCTCATGTTTTACGACAAATGATGGTTGCCTGTCGCAAAGGCGGCACACTCTCCATCATGGGGGTTTATGGCGGATTTCTCGACAAAATGCCCTTTGGTGCAGCCTTTAACAAAGGATTGACCATGCGAATGGGGCAGATGCATGGGCAGAAATACATGAATCTGCTGCTTGAAAAAGTGTTGAACGACGAAATCGATTTATCTGATGTGATCACTCATACCCTCCCCCTCGACCAGGCAAAACAGGGATATGAGATGTTCAAAAACAAACAAGATCAATGCATCAAAGTTGTTCTTAAGCCCTAG
- a CDS encoding cytochrome b/b6 domain-containing protein, producing MPAKSSPYQPLLLRILHGLTGLSVVLAILTAYWTYDTYDGRWLSIGLPAFKEIEGIHGTFGLYALLIFPAFVIYALRRGQQRLLQPDSLGKLTQVGRPVWWYSLHRLANTVSILALTFALFSGKMMDETWLPRGELNHAWYYAHLISWVVMVFCIALHLLMSAKVGGSPLLLSMLSWRFRAKDNPSLWRSHISNWWSNIKPVSIQHWFSKVLSLSNGYRVLEAIVLGSIIAAWIIPLFK from the coding sequence ATGCCTGCTAAATCTTCTCCTTACCAACCGCTACTCCTGCGGATTTTGCACGGGCTAACTGGACTGAGTGTTGTCCTGGCGATCTTGACTGCCTACTGGACGTATGACACCTATGATGGACGTTGGCTTTCAATCGGGTTGCCTGCCTTCAAGGAAATTGAAGGAATTCACGGCACGTTTGGTTTGTATGCATTGCTGATTTTTCCTGCCTTTGTAATCTATGCCCTGCGTCGGGGTCAACAGCGATTGCTACAACCCGACTCTTTGGGGAAGTTAACTCAGGTAGGTCGCCCGGTCTGGTGGTACAGCCTGCATCGATTAGCGAATACTGTTTCCATTCTGGCACTCACCTTTGCACTGTTCTCCGGCAAGATGATGGATGAAACCTGGTTGCCACGGGGAGAGCTAAACCATGCCTGGTATTACGCTCATCTTATTTCGTGGGTTGTCATGGTGTTTTGTATCGCTCTACACCTTTTAATGAGTGCGAAGGTGGGTGGTTCTCCACTGTTGTTGTCAATGCTGAGTTGGCGGTTTCGAGCCAAAGACAATCCTTCACTCTGGCGATCGCACATCTCTAACTGGTGGTCTAATATCAAACCCGTTTCAATTCAACATTGGTTCTCTAAAGTCCTGAGCCTGTCCAATGGGTACAGAGTGTTAGAGGCGATCGTGTTAGGTAGCATTATCGCTGCCTGGATTATTCCGTTGTTTAAGTAA
- a CDS encoding DJ-1/PfpI/YhbO family deglycase/protease, which produces MTENGQTRKKRVAILIEQKVEDAEFQIPYNALRKAGAEVIVLGSRVNEEYKGKQGKLSIKADGTTTESRAEDFDAVIIPGGFAPDKMRTNMKTVRFVQDAMAKDIWVAAICHGPQVLIEGDLLKGKEATGFRSIRKDLQNAGVEFVDQPLVVDGNLITSRRPGDLPIFTTAILQVLDLTVPDTTLPDVSDTNAGWWKLGEEWGGSTKSEIVDAINIAIGGERYAYEAFETYSGKASDPEVKSILEGVRDFKAKHIQWLENRLDVLGEKPSLRADVSGAYADLKTWLQSINSDVEVLKRALGELQTGVVDVYNLRNKLTDPTTVELFDQMDVDIAKHEQWVADLYQARLIESSMQPPHPTTGAAVTA; this is translated from the coding sequence ATGACAGAAAACGGTCAGACTCGTAAAAAGCGAGTTGCGATTTTAATTGAACAAAAAGTTGAAGATGCGGAGTTTCAAATTCCCTACAATGCACTCCGCAAAGCTGGAGCCGAAGTCATCGTACTAGGTTCTCGTGTCAACGAAGAATACAAAGGCAAACAAGGAAAGCTGTCAATTAAAGCAGACGGCACAACTACAGAATCTCGTGCAGAAGATTTTGATGCTGTCATTATTCCCGGTGGATTTGCCCCAGACAAAATGCGTACCAACATGAAAACGGTACGGTTTGTTCAAGATGCTATGGCTAAAGACATTTGGGTAGCCGCGATCTGCCACGGTCCTCAAGTCTTAATTGAGGGTGATCTGCTTAAAGGCAAAGAAGCGACCGGATTTCGGTCAATTCGTAAAGACTTGCAAAACGCAGGGGTTGAGTTTGTTGATCAACCATTGGTTGTGGATGGCAATCTGATTACCTCGCGCCGACCTGGCGATCTGCCCATTTTCACAACAGCTATTTTGCAGGTGTTGGACTTGACAGTACCCGATACGACGCTACCTGATGTAAGCGATACAAATGCAGGTTGGTGGAAGTTGGGTGAAGAATGGGGCGGCTCAACCAAAAGTGAAATTGTGGATGCGATCAATATCGCGATTGGGGGCGAACGCTATGCCTATGAAGCGTTTGAAACCTATTCTGGCAAAGCTTCTGACCCTGAAGTCAAATCCATCCTGGAAGGAGTACGTGACTTCAAAGCCAAGCATATTCAATGGCTTGAGAATCGACTGGATGTGTTAGGTGAAAAGCCATCTCTAAGAGCAGATGTCAGTGGTGCTTATGCGGATCTAAAGACCTGGTTACAGTCCATCAATAGTGATGTTGAAGTTTTGAAACGAGCATTAGGCGAGCTACAAACGGGTGTCGTTGATGTTTACAACTTGCGCAATAAGCTAACTGACCCAACAACAGTTGAGCTGTTTGATCAAATGGATGTAGACATTGCAAAACATGAGCAATGGGTCGCTGATCTGTATCAAGCGCGCCTGATCGAAAGTTCTATGCAACCGCCTCATCCCACTACAGGTGCCGCTGTCACCGCTTAA
- a CDS encoding carbohydrate ABC transporter permease, giving the protein MTTLQQDRIVAAPHPPKRDANLVWLRRLLLGLAILAVLLISLAPVLWQLLTSFKVNEDISQVPTVYFPTRLTLEHYTELFTRRPFLRYILNSAFVSIISTAVCLAIGTPAAYALARLRPWGEKVILAAVLVVTLFPGILLFLGLLEIVQALHLGNNYLALIIPYTAINLPLTILVLRSFFQQLPKDLEDSAKVDGYNTWQMLTKILLPMTVPALVTTGILAFIFAWNEFIFALTFITRESMKTIPVAAAQLGGASVFEIPYGPIAAATVLGTLPLILLVLFFQRKIVQGLTAGAVKG; this is encoded by the coding sequence ATGACTACGCTTCAACAAGATCGGATAGTAGCTGCCCCCCACCCTCCTAAACGAGATGCAAATCTGGTGTGGCTTCGTCGCCTATTATTAGGATTGGCAATTCTAGCCGTGTTGCTCATTAGTCTGGCACCTGTGCTCTGGCAGTTACTCACGTCCTTTAAGGTGAATGAGGATATCTCACAAGTCCCAACGGTCTATTTTCCAACTCGTTTAACACTCGAACATTACACTGAGTTGTTCACTCGTCGTCCTTTTCTTCGATATATCCTCAACAGTGCGTTTGTCTCAATTATCTCGACAGCCGTTTGTCTGGCGATCGGGACTCCCGCAGCTTACGCACTAGCGCGGTTACGTCCCTGGGGCGAGAAAGTTATTCTCGCGGCTGTTTTGGTGGTCACACTCTTTCCAGGAATTCTACTTTTTTTAGGACTTCTGGAAATCGTTCAAGCCCTTCACTTGGGCAACAATTACTTAGCATTAATCATCCCCTACACAGCCATTAATTTACCGTTGACCATTCTCGTTTTAAGAAGTTTCTTTCAACAATTGCCAAAGGATTTGGAAGACTCTGCCAAGGTTGATGGCTACAACACCTGGCAAATGTTGACCAAAATTCTGTTGCCGATGACAGTTCCTGCTCTCGTCACAACGGGAATTCTCGCGTTCATCTTTGCCTGGAATGAGTTTATTTTCGCGTTGACCTTTATCACTCGTGAAAGCATGAAAACCATTCCGGTTGCAGCAGCCCAATTAGGGGGTGCTTCTGTATTTGAGATTCCCTACGGTCCTATTGCTGCTGCAACGGTTTTAGGAACACTCCCTCTGATACTACTGGTGTTGTTCTTCCAACGCAAGATCGTACAGGGACTGACCGCAGGTGCTGTTAAAGGCTAA
- a CDS encoding ABC transporter substrate-binding protein — protein sequence MSYSQFLNRFNFKRLRLRSPQRLILAIVCFLGTVFISWYVMAQQPVTLRMLMPAPDIPPFQPLVEAFEEQNPGIRVELVEGPNQTNLVEDLYTSAFLLGDSPYDLVNMDIVWTPKFAAAGWLMDLTDDVSSDELAQYSPLDVEGGRYEDRLYRLPVRSDVGLLYYRKDLLEQAGLQPPETFADLMQASKQLQDSGAVPWGYIWQGRQYEGLVAMFVEVLQGFNGFWVNPDTLEVGLDRPETVEAINFLKSTVQEGVSPPGVTTYQEEDTRRFFQSGQAAFLRSWPYVWTLANAEDSELRGKVGIQPMVHEPGAKAGACLGGWGIGISTSTAHREEALQAAKFFSSFEPQRDLIISEGYLPSIQSLFTDPKVVAEYSHFPSLQEVANNAVLRPPIAQYAQASDILQRYLSAALTNRMSPEDAMQSAAAETQRLLDARG from the coding sequence ATGTCATATTCACAATTTTTGAATCGATTTAATTTCAAACGACTTAGGCTGCGATCGCCCCAACGGTTGATCCTGGCAATTGTTTGTTTTTTGGGCACTGTATTTATTAGCTGGTACGTCATGGCGCAGCAACCCGTGACACTACGGATGCTGATGCCTGCACCTGATATCCCTCCTTTTCAACCATTAGTAGAAGCATTTGAAGAACAAAACCCAGGTATTCGGGTTGAACTTGTAGAGGGACCAAACCAGACCAACCTGGTAGAGGATCTCTACACCTCAGCCTTTTTGTTAGGAGATTCACCCTACGATCTGGTCAATATGGATATTGTCTGGACTCCTAAATTTGCGGCGGCTGGATGGTTGATGGATTTGACTGATGATGTCAGTAGTGACGAGTTAGCTCAATATTCACCCCTGGATGTTGAAGGTGGACGGTACGAAGACCGACTTTACCGCTTGCCCGTTCGATCGGATGTTGGTCTGCTCTATTACCGCAAAGATCTGTTAGAACAAGCAGGATTACAACCTCCTGAAACCTTTGCCGATTTAATGCAAGCCTCTAAACAGTTACAGGATAGTGGGGCTGTACCCTGGGGTTACATCTGGCAAGGCCGACAATATGAAGGCTTGGTTGCCATGTTTGTCGAAGTTCTGCAAGGGTTTAACGGATTTTGGGTGAATCCAGATACGTTAGAAGTTGGCCTCGATCGCCCCGAAACCGTAGAAGCCATCAACTTCTTGAAGAGTACTGTCCAGGAAGGCGTCTCTCCTCCGGGGGTGACAACCTATCAGGAAGAAGACACCCGTCGCTTTTTCCAGAGTGGTCAGGCTGCCTTCTTGAGAAGCTGGCCCTATGTTTGGACTCTCGCCAATGCAGAAGACTCTGAACTGAGAGGTAAAGTCGGTATTCAACCTATGGTTCATGAGCCAGGAGCGAAAGCAGGAGCTTGTTTGGGAGGTTGGGGAATTGGAATTTCTACTTCAACGGCTCACCGTGAAGAGGCACTCCAAGCGGCGAAATTCTTTTCAAGCTTTGAACCTCAACGTGATCTGATTATCAGTGAGGGTTATCTACCCAGTATTCAATCTCTGTTTACAGACCCCAAAGTGGTCGCAGAATACAGCCACTTTCCCAGCTTGCAAGAGGTAGCCAACAATGCGGTGTTGCGTCCACCGATCGCCCAATATGCTCAAGCATCAGACATTTTGCAACGGTATCTCAGCGCAGCATTGACCAATCGCATGTCTCCTGAAGATGCTATGCAGTCCGCTGCCGCAGAAACACAACGGTTATTAGACGCAAGGGGTTAG
- a CDS encoding carbohydrate ABC transporter permease gives MVKMNAIQAREQRTAWTLMTPALLLLLFVFAYPILRAFWLSLFAKNLGTQLQPVFAGLDNYGRMIGDGRFWQSFGTTTIFTSASVVLELLLGMGIALVLHQSFKGRSLVRTAALIPWALPTALIGLAWAWIFNDQFGVVNDILLRLGLIDTGINWLGEPALAMVAVIAADVWKTTPFISILLLAGLQSIPDDLYEAHSIDGANAWQSFWRITIPLLMPQILIAVLFRFAQAFGIFDLIAVMTGGGPGGATEVVSLYIYSMVMRYLDFGYGAALVVVTFLLLVLAVAIASFALSRLRHRTTGATS, from the coding sequence ATGGTTAAAATGAATGCGATTCAAGCGAGAGAACAACGCACAGCATGGACTCTCATGACTCCGGCATTGTTGTTATTGCTATTTGTGTTTGCTTACCCAATTTTGCGAGCGTTCTGGTTAAGCCTTTTTGCTAAAAACCTGGGAACCCAATTACAACCCGTTTTTGCAGGGTTAGATAATTACGGTCGGATGATTGGAGACGGTCGATTTTGGCAGAGCTTTGGAACGACGACTATCTTTACATCTGCATCAGTTGTGTTAGAACTGCTGCTGGGCATGGGAATTGCACTGGTGTTACACCAGAGCTTTAAGGGGCGATCGCTCGTTCGGACAGCAGCGTTGATTCCCTGGGCGTTACCAACAGCTCTCATCGGCTTGGCATGGGCGTGGATTTTTAACGACCAGTTCGGTGTGGTCAATGATATCTTGCTGAGGTTGGGATTAATTGACACAGGCATTAACTGGTTGGGTGAACCTGCTCTGGCAATGGTGGCAGTCATTGCAGCAGACGTGTGGAAGACGACTCCGTTTATCAGTATTTTGCTGCTAGCCGGACTACAATCGATTCCCGATGATCTATACGAAGCACACTCGATCGATGGAGCCAACGCATGGCAGAGCTTTTGGCGGATCACAATTCCGCTGTTGATGCCGCAAATCTTAATTGCGGTGTTATTCCGCTTTGCTCAAGCGTTTGGCATCTTTGACTTGATTGCGGTCATGACTGGGGGTGGTCCTGGTGGCGCGACCGAAGTGGTATCGCTCTACATCTACTCCATGGTGATGCGTTATCTCGACTTTGGCTACGGGGCAGCACTCGTGGTTGTTACCTTCCTGTTGTTAGTGTTGGCAGTGGCGATCGCCAGCTTTGCACTCAGTCGCCTCCGCCATCGTACAACTGGAGCAACGTCGTAG
- a CDS encoding SRPBCC family protein: MEEIVNQGQQEFSQSIPPGGQPGSGQEAALSDQEKWASIVGGGAMVLMGLQQRSLRGVLMAIAGGSMIYHGATSDKSITDKVGEAAGKVGEAAGLNKSIRVEKTVTINKSAEELYTFWHNFENLPNFMKHLKSVTVLDDRRSHWVANAPMGQSVEWDAETITDEPNRLIAWASVEGADVENSGFVRFQPAPADRGTEVKVVIEYAPPGGALTAAVAKLFGEEPEQQLGDELRRFKQLMEAGEIATTEGQPSCRANS; the protein is encoded by the coding sequence ATGGAAGAAATTGTGAATCAAGGACAACAAGAATTTTCTCAGTCTATTCCGCCAGGAGGTCAACCTGGATCTGGTCAAGAAGCCGCTTTGAGTGATCAGGAAAAGTGGGCTTCGATTGTTGGTGGTGGCGCGATGGTGCTGATGGGATTGCAACAGCGATCGCTCCGGGGTGTGTTAATGGCGATCGCAGGAGGCAGCATGATTTATCACGGAGCAACGAGCGACAAAAGTATCACTGACAAAGTGGGTGAAGCCGCAGGCAAAGTTGGTGAGGCAGCAGGGCTTAACAAATCCATTCGAGTCGAGAAAACGGTCACTATTAACAAGTCGGCTGAGGAGTTGTATACCTTCTGGCACAATTTTGAGAACCTGCCCAACTTCATGAAGCACCTCAAGTCAGTGACAGTACTGGATGATCGGCGATCGCACTGGGTTGCTAACGCACCGATGGGACAGAGTGTCGAATGGGATGCAGAAACCATCACCGATGAACCCAATCGTTTGATTGCCTGGGCATCGGTTGAGGGAGCAGACGTTGAAAACTCTGGATTTGTCCGCTTTCAACCCGCACCCGCCGATCGCGGTACTGAGGTCAAAGTGGTGATCGAATACGCTCCACCAGGAGGCGCGTTAACAGCAGCAGTAGCCAAGCTGTTTGGTGAAGAGCCAGAACAGCAATTGGGAGATGAACTCCGACGCTTTAAGCAACTGATGGAAGCGGGAGAAATCGCCACCACGGAAGGGCAACCCTCCTGTCGGGCTAACAGCTAA